The genomic window TTGATATTGTATAGTAAATTTTTTGTATTTTTACAATCTGATACATTGATGAATTTTTACTGAGTCCAAGGATCAAACACAACAAAACTATAAAAAATCTTTATTGAATTCTGATTTTTTGTTGCCGGATGGTATTGCTATGCAATTATTAATCAAAAGATGGTACAAACAAGAAATCCAAAATCTTAACTGAACTGACTTTTTGCCATTTTTCTTAGACAAACTGGAAAAAGATGATTTGTGAGTTTATTTTTATTGAGCATTCCAAAAAAATATACAAAAAGCAAAACAATATTTTGAGCAAAAATTTGGTCAAAAAGTAAATCATTTTCAAAATGGTTATGAGCATTTTGATTGGGATCAGATTGATGATGATTCAGGCATGAAAATATTACTAGTTGGTAAATGATCTCCTATACAGGAAAATCGGGTTTTTGAGAATATTGAAATTATTAGACAAAAAAAGCTTCTTGTTTTTTGTGTATGATGATTGTTTGATTTTTGGGCATGAGCAGAGAAAAGAGCTCCAAAACTGATAAGGAGTTTGAAACTTGAATGGTTTTGGAGGGTTTTACAAAATCCAGCTAAAAATTTCAAAAAAAGTTTTTTTACGATGTATTATTTGGTTTATTTTCTTTTAAGTAGTAAATTTAAAACCTCTGGGGAGAAATGAAGATAGTATATATATTTATTATTAAAAAAATTCTATAAACTGATATTATCAATCACCCCAAAAGATTGTAACAAAGTTGAAGAGGGTCGCCCCTCCAAAAGATTGTAACAAAGTTGAGGAGTACCCCCACTCCCAAAGATTGTAACAAAAGGGGTGGAGTATTCCATTCTTATGGTTTGTTACCAAAAGGATGGAGTAAGGCATTGTTTTGGTTGTGTTTTTAAATAGATTCTCTTGAAGTGTTTTTGATTCTATATCAATAATTAAAAATTACTAAAATCAGGTAAAAAGTTTTTCAAATGATTTTTTAAAATAACTAAAAAAACCAAGGAAAACACATTTTCCTTGGTTTTTTGAATTTTATGCTTGTTTGAGTTCTTCTTGCACTTTTGAAATGTCTGAATCTATATTTTTTACCAGATCATCTTTTCACTCTTCTTTGAATTTTTTTCTATACTCTCTTAGCTTTGATAAAGTTGATTCTAACTGATTTTTTTTGGCTTCTTTGGCTTTTTTGTCGTTTTCTATTTTTCTAAGTTCTTGTTCGTATTTTGATAAATCAACTGGACTGTTTTCAAAATAAGGAAGTTCATTTTCAGTTTCTCAAAAATCGTATCCAAGTTTTCTATCAAAAAAATCATCTAAGTATTTATTGAACTCTCTTAGGCTTCACCAATTAAATCCAAACATAGATTGATTTTCATTGTTTTGAATAAAGTTTTGATAATCTTGTTCATTATCAAACTCTCTTTCTATTTTATTTTCCTTTCCGTTTATATTTGAATATTGATATACTTTTGCTTTGAACATCTCACTTAGGGTTAAGATGTAAAAGCACACAAAGCACCTACAATTATTTGGTGCTATATAATATATAATCAGTTTTAAAAAAATTTCAAGATTTTTTAAGAAATTTATAAAAAATAGTTCTGATAGGATTTTTGAGGAAAATCTTATTTTTGATACTTATTAAATAAACCATTATTAAAAATAGTTTAATTTGTATGAAAACATCCTTATTTTTTGTTGAAAAAAGCAAAAATTTAGTTATTAATATAGATAACTTTTATTTTTTAATATAATTTGATGAAATTGTATCAGCAAAGTGAAGTTTTCATAAATAATAAAATTTCTTTTCAAAAAGATTTTTGAGAGGGAGTATATTTGGATGTAAATATTGTTTTTTTAACTAACAAATTTTTGGAGTATCAAAAGGACTTATTTTGAGAGTTTGTATGAGAAATTACTGATGCATTATCAAATTATGAAGACAAGACATTAAAACAGTTTCAAGAAGAGTTTGAAGAAATTTTGCAAAACATGAATTCCAAACTATCAACTTTTTCTGAAAAAATAGAAGATGTGGACAAATTTGATATTAGATGAAGCATACAAGTATTCCTTGGAGAAACATATATGTGATCAATGATATGAGAAGTAAGTACAGTAATTCTTAGAAATAATCAAATCAATTATATAGTTGATAATGATAATAATGAAGAAGATAAAATAGAATCTTTTTCAGATTTTATTGAATGAGAATTAGAACACAAAGATCAAGTTGTAGTTTTTGGT from Candidatus Absconditicoccus praedator includes these protein-coding regions:
- a CDS encoding WecB/TagA/CpsF family glycosyltransferase; the encoded protein is MFDKIYDKIYKKDNLKAFEDIIQYYQDNGYCIVNFLYFYNLIHGGIFTESKDQTQQNYKKSLLNSDFLLPDGIAMQLLIKRWYKQEIQNLNGTDFLPFFLDKLEKDDLGVYFYGAFQKNIQKAKQYFEQKFGQKVNHFQNGYEHFDWDQIDDDSGMKILLVGKGSPIQENRVFENIEIIRQKKLLVFCVGGLFDFWAGAEKRAPKLIRSLKLEWFWRVLQNPAKNFKKSFFTMYYLVYFLLSSKFKTSGEKGR